In Hypomesus transpacificus isolate Combined female chromosome 4, fHypTra1, whole genome shotgun sequence, the following are encoded in one genomic region:
- the slc39a7 gene encoding zinc transporter Slc39a7 gives MGHHQHRSLLALSVLTSAIVLLVTQLTTAHSHGDHAHSHGSGGCHGHSHGGQPKLHQGASKWTAEANLPAPEEAHGHAHDHGHAHDHGHDHAHDQGHDHGHAHDHGHAHGHDHGHAHDHGHAHGGERVKRVAEGEKRDMVELWMQAIGATLLISAAPFLILFLIPVQSNTDQHQNLLKVLLSFASGGLLGDAFLHLIPHALEPHSHHGDEGHGHSHQSEESHDHGHSHGAAHGHMMSVGLWVLGGIVAFLVVEKFVRLLKGGDGHGHSHSHASPKAKESNGEEEEKKGKEEKEEGKESKKEKPADKEEEKITDIKVSGYLNLAADFTHNFTDGLAIGASFLVGPAVGAVTTVTILLHEVPHEIGDFAILVQSGCTKKKAMCLQLLTALGALAGTACSLLAEGVGAAATAWILPFTAGGFVYIATVTVLPELLVGRSSFGQSVKEIVALLFGIGMMVLIAEYE, from the exons ATGGGTCACCACCAACACAGAAGTCTGCTAGCATTGTCCGTTTTGACATCTGCGATTGTGCTGCTAGTCACCCAGCTAACCACTGCTCACTCCCACGGGGACCACGCCCACTCCCACGGCAGCGGCGGTTGCCATGGTCACTCTCACGGCGGTCAGCCCAAGTTGCACCAAGGGGCAAGCAAGTGGACCGCAGAGGCCAACCTCCCAGCACCAGAGGAGGCTCACGGGCACGCTCACGACCACGGGCACGCTCACGACCACGGGCACGACCACGCTCATGACCAGGGGCACGACCACGGGCACGCTCATGACCACGGGCACGCTCACGGGCACGACCACGGACACGCTCACGACCACGGGCACGctcatgggggagagagggtgaagagagtggccgagggagagaagagagacatggTGGAGCTCTGGATGCAG gCCATCGGAGCCACTCTGCTGATCAGCGCTGCCCcgttcctcatcctcttcctgaTCCCGGTCCAGTCCAACACAGACCAGCACCAGAACCTGCTCAAGGTCCTGCTCAGCTTCGCTTCTGGAGGCCTGCTTGGAGATGCCTTCCTGCACCTCATTCCCCATGCTCTGG AGCCCCACTCTCACCATGGCGACGAGGGACACGGCCATTCCCACCAGAGTGAGGAGTCACATGACCACGGACACTCCCACG GTGCTGCCCATGGTCACATGATGTCTGTGGGCCTCTGGGTACTAGGGGGCATCGTTGCCTTCCTGGTGGTCGAGAAGTTTGTTCGTCTCCTGAAGGGTGGCGACGGACATGGCCACTCCCACTCCCATG CCTCTCCTAAGGCGAAGGAGAgcaatggagaggaggaggagaagaaggggaaggaagagaaggaggaaggaaaagaAAGCAAAAAAGAGAAGCCTGCTGATAAAGAAGAGGAGAAAATCACCG ACATCAAGGTGTCGGGCTACCTGAACCTGGCAGCCGACTTCACCCACAACTTCACGGATGGCCTGGCCATAGGGGCGTCCTTCCTGGTGGGGCCTGCTGTGGGCGCCGTCACCACAGTCACCATCCTGCTGCATGAGGTCCCACATGAGATTGGAGACTTTGCCATCCTCGTCCAGTCTGGCTGCACCAAGAAAAAG GCAATGTGTCTGCAGCTGCTGACAGCCCTGGGGGCGCTGGCCGGCACCGCCTGCTCCCTATTGGCCGAAGGGGTGGGTGCGGCCGCCACCGCCTGGATCCTGCCGTTCACGGCTGGCGGTTTTGTTTACATCGCCACAGTAACCGTCCTGCCGGAGCTCCTGGTTGGCCGCTCCAGTTTCGGCCAATCTGTGAAGGAGATTGTGGCCTTACTGTTTGGGATAGGCATGATGGTTCTGATTGCTGAGTATGAgtga